The following are encoded together in the Terriglobia bacterium genome:
- a CDS encoding sigma-54 dependent transcriptional regulator, translating to MHSILVVDDERDIRESLKGILEDEGYKVLQAESGEACLEELKKRPCEVVLLDIWLPGVDGLDTLERIRQLPAEDAPEVVMISGHGTIETAVRATKLGAFDFLEKPLSLDKTLIVIKNALDAHRLRRENSELKRQVQAKSVIAGESIPMKALRQQITIMAPTNGRVLIFGESGTGKDLVAHAIHAQSLRKDNLFVEVNCAAIPEDWIESELFGHRKGALPGAAGDKEGKFEKASDGTLFLDEIGDMSLKTQSKVLHALDEGKFTRVGDDEPIKVDVRVIAATNKDLEEEISKGNFREDLFYRLNVIPFYVPPLRERKEDIALLARHFLKEFSAAYSRRPREITADALDVLERYSWPGNVRELRNVIERLVIMNPTVHKIERKHLPPLMHREGSRTSAGFSTLHQARAAYERDYILKKLDENHGNVSRTAEVLGLERSHLYRKMKTLGIAVKE from the coding sequence ATGCATAGCATTCTGGTGGTCGACGACGAACGCGATATCCGCGAATCTCTCAAGGGCATTCTGGAAGATGAAGGCTACAAAGTCCTGCAGGCCGAAAGCGGCGAAGCCTGCCTGGAAGAACTCAAGAAGCGCCCGTGCGAAGTTGTCCTGCTGGATATATGGCTGCCCGGAGTGGACGGCCTGGACACCCTGGAGCGCATTCGCCAGCTTCCGGCGGAAGACGCGCCGGAAGTAGTAATGATTTCCGGCCACGGCACCATTGAAACCGCCGTGCGCGCCACCAAGCTGGGCGCTTTTGACTTCCTGGAAAAACCACTATCGCTGGACAAAACGCTCATCGTGATCAAGAACGCGCTGGATGCGCACCGCCTGCGCCGCGAAAACTCCGAACTCAAGCGCCAGGTGCAGGCCAAGAGCGTGATCGCCGGGGAAAGCATCCCGATGAAAGCCTTGCGCCAGCAGATCACCATCATGGCGCCGACGAACGGCCGGGTGCTGATCTTCGGGGAATCGGGCACTGGGAAAGATTTGGTGGCGCACGCCATTCACGCGCAGAGCCTGCGCAAAGACAATCTGTTCGTCGAAGTGAACTGCGCGGCCATCCCGGAAGACTGGATTGAAAGCGAGCTGTTTGGCCATCGCAAAGGCGCTTTGCCCGGCGCGGCCGGCGACAAAGAAGGCAAGTTCGAAAAAGCCAGCGACGGGACGCTGTTTTTGGATGAAATCGGCGACATGAGCCTGAAGACGCAGTCCAAGGTGCTGCACGCGCTGGACGAAGGCAAGTTCACCCGCGTGGGCGACGACGAGCCGATCAAAGTGGACGTGCGGGTGATCGCCGCGACCAACAAAGACCTGGAAGAGGAAATCTCCAAAGGCAACTTTCGCGAAGACCTGTTCTACCGCCTGAACGTGATTCCGTTTTACGTGCCGCCGCTGCGCGAGCGCAAAGAAGACATCGCGCTGCTGGCGCGGCACTTCCTCAAAGAATTTTCCGCCGCGTACAGCCGCCGCCCGCGCGAAATCACCGCCGATGCGCTGGACGTGCTGGAACGCTACTCCTGGCCGGGCAACGTGCGCGAACTGCGCAACGTGATTGAGCGCCTGGTCATCATGAACCCCACCGTGCACAAGATCGAACGCAAGCATTTGCCGCCGCTGATGCATCGCGAAGGCAGCCGGACGAGCGCGGGGTTTTCCACGCTGCATCAGGCGCGCGCCGCCTACGAGCGCGACTACATCCTAAAGAAGCTGGACGAAAACCACGGAAACGTCAGCCGCACGGCGGAGGTGCTGGGCCTGGAGCGCAGCCATCTCTATAGGAAGATGAAGACCTTGGGGATAGCGGTGAAGGAATAG
- the ybeY gene encoding rRNA maturation RNase YbeY, with translation MIVFEKSVAGVSQRALARFAREAQRLARVPGDVAVLISGNRRLRALNRGFRRKDKPTDVLSFPQRNVRGLAGGDIAISADIARENAARYGHKTADELKILVLHGMLHLAGYDHETDNGRMEKTEARLRARLKLPASLIQRSLFQRSLIQRSLSARKLAARSSKPRARTARSSATRAPRVRAKASSPRRSRGPR, from the coding sequence GTGATTGTTTTTGAAAAATCCGTGGCCGGCGTGAGCCAGCGGGCCTTGGCCCGTTTCGCCCGCGAAGCGCAGCGGCTCGCCCGCGTGCCGGGTGACGTGGCCGTGCTCATCTCTGGCAATCGCCGTCTGCGGGCTTTAAACCGCGGCTTTCGCCGCAAGGACAAGCCCACGGACGTGCTGAGCTTCCCGCAACGCAATGTTCGCGGCCTCGCCGGAGGCGACATCGCCATCTCCGCCGATATCGCCCGCGAAAATGCCGCGCGCTACGGTCACAAGACCGCCGACGAACTCAAGATCCTGGTCTTGCACGGCATGCTGCACCTGGCCGGCTACGACCATGAAACCGACAACGGCCGTATGGAAAAGACAGAAGCCCGCTTGCGCGCGCGATTGAAGCTGCCTGCTTCTCTGATTCAGCGGTCATTGTTTCAACGGTCTTTGATTCAACGCTCGCTCAGCGCCCGCAAGCTCGCCGCGCGCTCGTCAAAGCCACGCGCTCGCACGGCACGCTCTTCGGCAACTCGCGCGCCGCGTGTCCGGGCGAAAGCTTCATCTCCACGCAGAAGCAGGGGCCCGCGATGA
- a CDS encoding M13 family metallopeptidase yields the protein MKITFRNLVVARAAWRLVALAFFVPALALQHAHGQALTERARVLAVTERSHDVAVTEDVHGVSVTNMDLSVRPGDDFYNYANGGWLKRTEIPADRSRVGMFTKLAELTNKRTAGIIEEAAKSKAAAGSSSRQIADLYNSYMDEAGIEATGVAPLKPHLDAIQAIRNKKQLAHALGESMRADVDALNNTNFHTANLFGLWTAGGFNEPDHYAAYLMQGGLELPDREYYLSDSQRMKDVREKYVAHISALLKLAGFTDTDARAKGIVELEHAIAEKHWSLADNNDIHKANNPWKRADFAAKAPGLDWAEYFRGAGLSKQAEFIVWQPSAFTGESALVASTPLNSWKDWMAYHLIEEYAPVLPKAFTEENFGFFGKVLFGVSQEAPRWERGVNVVNRYVPDAVGKIYAERYFSPEAKAQAQEMVANIIASFRKRIDGLTWMAPATKAEAQAKLSTLYVGIGYPESWHDYSGYEVKAGDIFGNQWRAGVFEYHRQVARLGGKVDRKEWSMSPQTVNAVNLPLQNALNFPAAILQPPFFDPLAPAALNYGAIGTVIGHEISHTFDSEGAAFDAQGKVRNWWTKEDLDHFEAATAKLAVQYDGYKPFPDLALNGKQTLGENIADVAGVSAAFDGYRASLNGKPAPKQDDLSGDQQFFIAFGQNWGSKAREAALRRQVMTDVHSPGQYRASTVRNIDAWYQAFEVKPGERLYLAPDDRVRIW from the coding sequence ATGAAAATTACATTCAGAAATTTAGTGGTTGCGCGCGCAGCGTGGCGACTGGTTGCGCTGGCCTTCTTTGTCCCTGCCCTGGCTTTGCAACACGCGCACGGCCAAGCGCTGACGGAACGCGCGCGCGTTCTCGCCGTGACGGAACGTTCGCACGATGTCGCCGTGACGGAAGACGTGCACGGCGTGTCCGTGACGAACATGGACCTTTCCGTCCGGCCGGGCGACGATTTTTACAACTACGCCAACGGCGGATGGCTCAAGCGCACGGAGATTCCTGCTGACCGCTCGCGCGTGGGCATGTTCACCAAGCTGGCCGAGCTGACCAACAAGCGCACGGCAGGCATTATTGAAGAAGCGGCAAAGTCCAAGGCGGCGGCAGGTTCCAGCTCGCGCCAGATCGCCGATCTCTACAACTCGTATATGGACGAGGCGGGCATTGAGGCCACAGGTGTTGCGCCATTGAAGCCGCATCTGGACGCGATCCAGGCCATCCGCAACAAGAAGCAACTGGCCCACGCGCTGGGTGAGAGCATGCGCGCCGATGTGGACGCGCTGAACAACACCAACTTCCATACGGCCAACCTGTTTGGGTTGTGGACCGCGGGCGGCTTCAATGAGCCGGACCACTACGCGGCGTATCTGATGCAGGGCGGCCTGGAGCTGCCGGACCGCGAGTACTACCTTTCTGACAGCCAGCGCATGAAGGACGTCAGAGAAAAATATGTGGCGCACATTTCCGCTCTGCTCAAGCTCGCCGGCTTCACTGACACCGACGCCCGCGCCAAGGGCATTGTGGAATTGGAGCACGCCATCGCCGAGAAGCATTGGAGCCTGGCCGACAACAACGACATCCACAAAGCGAACAATCCGTGGAAGCGCGCTGATTTCGCCGCGAAAGCGCCGGGACTGGACTGGGCGGAATACTTCCGCGGCGCCGGGCTGAGCAAGCAGGCGGAGTTCATCGTCTGGCAGCCGTCGGCGTTCACGGGCGAGTCCGCGCTGGTGGCCTCCACGCCCCTGAACTCCTGGAAAGACTGGATGGCGTATCACCTGATTGAAGAGTACGCGCCGGTGCTTCCCAAGGCCTTTACCGAAGAGAACTTTGGCTTCTTCGGCAAGGTCCTGTTCGGCGTGTCCCAGGAGGCGCCGCGCTGGGAACGCGGCGTGAACGTGGTGAACCGCTATGTGCCGGATGCGGTGGGAAAGATCTATGCCGAGCGCTACTTCTCTCCTGAAGCCAAGGCCCAGGCGCAAGAGATGGTGGCCAATATTATTGCCTCCTTCCGCAAACGCATTGATGGTCTCACATGGATGGCCCCGGCCACCAAGGCAGAGGCCCAGGCCAAGCTGAGCACGTTGTACGTGGGCATCGGGTATCCGGAGAGCTGGCATGACTACTCCGGATATGAGGTGAAGGCGGGCGACATCTTCGGAAACCAGTGGCGGGCCGGAGTGTTTGAGTATCACCGGCAGGTGGCGCGACTGGGCGGCAAGGTGGACCGCAAGGAGTGGTCCATGTCGCCGCAAACGGTGAACGCCGTGAATCTTCCGCTGCAAAATGCCTTGAATTTCCCGGCCGCGATCCTGCAGCCGCCGTTCTTTGATCCTCTGGCGCCCGCGGCGCTGAACTACGGCGCGATCGGGACGGTGATTGGGCACGAAATCAGCCACACGTTCGATAGTGAAGGCGCCGCGTTTGACGCGCAGGGCAAGGTCCGCAACTGGTGGACCAAGGAAGACCTGGACCACTTTGAAGCCGCCACAGCGAAGCTGGCCGTGCAGTATGACGGCTACAAGCCTTTCCCGGACCTGGCGCTGAACGGCAAGCAAACGCTGGGAGAGAACATTGCCGACGTGGCGGGCGTCTCCGCGGCCTTTGACGGCTATCGCGCGTCGCTCAACGGCAAGCCGGCGCCCAAGCAGGATGATCTTTCGGGCGACCAGCAGTTCTTCATCGCGTTTGGCCAGAATTGGGGTTCCAAGGCGCGCGAAGCCGCGCTGCGGCGGCAAGTGATGACCGACGTCCACTCGCCGGGCCAGTACCGCGCGTCCACGGTGCGCAACATTGATGCCTGGTACCAAGCGTTCGAGGTGAAGCCAGGAGAGAGACTGTATCTCGCGCCGGACGACAGAGTAAGGATCTGGTAA
- a CDS encoding hemolysin family protein translates to MSILLVYISILLLCALLVLVSYVDRLYTESGKFLSREFQENIEAFDKWVEPRLHSASGRAALAFAMLTQLCTAAIALLIAYLVFVDLRWTIPEIIQAAVGIILVVIVCHRLLPFVLFTRTRGEWLVRFALLLQLLIYIMLPFTLVLGFGLSVAALAEPHEPEQVEHPSEAVDALIEAGQEEGILQESDRQLIQSVVEFGDKTVREVMTPRPDIVAVPADATIEELTTLLRQKPHSRVPVYVDNIDQIQGMALSHDIIQIADTEAKTSLVKHMMRPVLFVPETKKTSALLREMQKENIHMAIVIDEYGGVAGLATLEDLVEEIVGEIRDEHEDSNDVVREGESAYVIKGTVDVGRLEDLFDLRLEPRDTTTVGGLVSAMVGRIPQPGEVIEEEALRFEILESTDRKVDKVRVSRAQPGPQPAQAAV, encoded by the coding sequence ATGAGCATCCTGCTGGTTTACATCTCGATCCTTCTGCTCTGCGCCTTGCTGGTGCTGGTCTCATACGTGGACCGTCTGTACACCGAGTCCGGCAAATTCCTCTCGCGTGAGTTTCAGGAAAACATTGAAGCCTTTGACAAGTGGGTTGAGCCGCGCCTGCACTCGGCCAGCGGGCGCGCCGCATTGGCCTTCGCCATGCTCACCCAGCTCTGCACCGCGGCCATCGCGCTGCTGATCGCCTACCTGGTCTTTGTGGACCTCCGCTGGACCATCCCGGAGATCATCCAGGCGGCGGTGGGCATCATTCTGGTGGTAATCGTCTGCCACCGCCTGCTGCCCTTCGTCCTGTTCACCCGCACGCGCGGTGAATGGCTGGTGCGCTTCGCCCTGTTGCTCCAGTTGCTCATCTACATCATGCTGCCCTTCACCCTGGTGCTGGGCTTCGGGCTTTCCGTGGCCGCGCTGGCCGAACCGCATGAGCCCGAACAAGTGGAACATCCTTCCGAAGCGGTGGACGCCCTGATTGAAGCCGGGCAGGAAGAAGGCATCCTGCAGGAGAGTGACCGCCAGCTCATCCAATCCGTGGTCGAGTTTGGCGACAAGACCGTGCGCGAAGTCATGACCCCGCGTCCGGACATCGTTGCCGTTCCCGCCGACGCCACCATTGAAGAGCTCACCACGCTGCTGCGCCAGAAACCCCACTCCCGCGTTCCCGTGTACGTGGACAACATTGATCAGATCCAGGGCATGGCGCTTTCCCATGACATCATCCAGATTGCCGACACCGAAGCCAAGACCTCGCTGGTGAAACATATGATGCGTCCCGTGCTGTTTGTGCCGGAAACCAAAAAGACCTCCGCCCTGCTGCGCGAGATGCAGAAAGAAAACATCCACATGGCCATTGTGATTGACGAATACGGTGGCGTCGCCGGCCTGGCCACGCTGGAAGACCTCGTCGAAGAAATCGTCGGCGAGATTCGCGACGAACATGAAGATTCCAATGACGTGGTCCGCGAAGGCGAGAGCGCCTATGTCATCAAAGGCACCGTGGACGTGGGACGCCTCGAAGACCTCTTCGACCTGCGCCTGGAGCCGCGCGACACCACCACCGTCGGAGGCCTGGTCAGCGCGATGGTTGGCCGCATTCCCCAGCCGGGCGAGGTCATCGAAGAGGAAGCCCTGCGTTTTGAAATCCTGGAATCCACTGACCGCAAAGTGGATAAAGTCCGCGTCAGCCGCGCCCAACCGGGTCCGCAGCCGGCTCAGGCGGCGGTCTAA
- the holA gene encoding DNA polymerase III subunit delta yields MPGLPPQHAKTARAGGPGLPRSFAPSEKFVSEVAGRKLRPAYVFVGDEVFFRDRCRQALLEHLVPPDLRDFSLHDLDLAQASVAEVLDRARTPSLMAPFQVFFIRGVKNLYGRGSHAEEFAAIEAYVKDPNPDAVLIFIADHLSIPADVRRMDFQDKERFDRIRETLGEFCGIVELARVEESDGMRWIIEHAQREAVKVDPDAARELMDSLGADMMLVSRELEKLTLYVGEKKHITLGDVETMVLAAKQRSLYELTDAISAKDKPRALSVLDALLSSGEGDDAAIGHLYMLARTFRQMLVIVEKNVRDSRAIWQALWQGFRVPPFAAEDVIRQARRYKSRRELTRTLKLVARADLALRSNPPSKRLVLEQLVIQLAEEPRVTATEWQQEELPV; encoded by the coding sequence ATGCCCGGCCTGCCACCCCAACACGCGAAAACCGCGCGCGCCGGGGGCCCCGGCCTGCCGCGCAGCTTTGCGCCGTCAGAAAAGTTCGTCTCTGAAGTTGCCGGACGCAAGCTCCGTCCCGCGTACGTTTTCGTCGGCGACGAAGTTTTCTTCCGCGACCGCTGCCGCCAGGCGCTGCTCGAACACCTCGTTCCCCCGGACCTGCGCGACTTCAGCCTGCACGATCTTGATCTCGCGCAAGCCAGCGTGGCGGAGGTGCTGGACCGCGCGCGCACGCCTTCGCTGATGGCGCCGTTTCAGGTGTTCTTCATCCGCGGCGTCAAGAACCTTTACGGCCGCGGCTCGCACGCGGAAGAATTCGCCGCCATTGAAGCCTACGTGAAAGATCCCAACCCGGATGCCGTGCTCATCTTCATCGCTGACCATCTCAGCATTCCCGCCGACGTCCGCCGCATGGACTTTCAGGACAAAGAGCGTTTTGACCGCATCCGCGAAACCCTGGGCGAATTCTGCGGCATCGTCGAGCTGGCCCGCGTGGAAGAATCCGACGGCATGCGCTGGATCATCGAACACGCTCAGAGAGAAGCCGTGAAGGTTGACCCTGACGCCGCCCGCGAACTCATGGACTCCCTCGGCGCGGACATGATGCTGGTCAGCCGCGAACTGGAAAAACTCACGCTCTACGTGGGCGAGAAAAAGCACATCACCTTGGGCGACGTGGAGACCATGGTGCTCGCCGCCAAACAGCGCTCGCTCTACGAACTTACTGACGCCATCTCCGCCAAGGACAAGCCGCGCGCGCTCAGCGTGCTGGACGCGCTGCTCTCCAGCGGTGAAGGCGACGACGCGGCCATCGGCCACCTTTACATGCTGGCCCGCACCTTCCGCCAGATGCTGGTGATCGTGGAAAAGAACGTGCGCGACTCGCGCGCCATCTGGCAGGCGCTGTGGCAGGGCTTCCGCGTGCCGCCGTTTGCCGCCGAAGACGTCATCCGCCAGGCCCGGCGCTATAAGTCCCGCCGCGAACTCACCCGGACTTTGAAGCTCGTGGCCCGCGCCGATCTGGCGCTGCGCTCGAATCCTCCAAGCAAGCGCCTGGTGCTGGAGCAGTTGGTGATCCAACTGGCCGAAGAGCCGAGAGTGACGGCGACGGAGTGGCAGCAGGAAGAGCTGCCGGTCTGA
- a CDS encoding PH domain-containing protein, with protein MAAAPDANSSETFSASRWTKGNFFFPTRIAVGPERVLRIKPRFFGSTEESIPMAKVASVQISTGMIWSDIRIDSSGGANPILSHGHSKGDAERIRQLIEHYQQSAGKA; from the coding sequence ATGGCCGCCGCACCCGATGCCAACTCGTCAGAAACCTTCAGCGCCAGCCGGTGGACGAAGGGCAATTTCTTCTTCCCCACCCGCATCGCCGTGGGTCCGGAGCGCGTCTTGCGCATCAAGCCCAGGTTCTTTGGCAGCACTGAGGAAAGCATCCCCATGGCCAAGGTGGCGTCCGTGCAGATCAGCACCGGGATGATTTGGTCGGACATTCGAATTGATTCGTCCGGCGGCGCCAACCCGATCCTGAGCCACGGCCATTCCAAGGGCGATGCCGAACGGATTCGCCAGCTGATTGAGCATTACCAGCAGAGTGCCGGAAAAGCGTAA
- the rpsT gene encoding 30S ribosomal protein S20 produces the protein MADHFSALKRARQTVKRTARNRANTSQLRTALRKFRETLATGKAADAKAAFAGTVSMIDKAVKKGLIHKNAASRYKSRLNARMVAVK, from the coding sequence ATGGCAGACCATTTTTCAGCGCTTAAGCGCGCCCGCCAGACCGTAAAACGCACCGCGCGCAACCGCGCCAACACCTCGCAACTGCGCACCGCGTTGCGCAAGTTCCGCGAGACCCTGGCCACGGGCAAAGCCGCCGACGCCAAAGCCGCGTTCGCGGGCACCGTCTCCATGATTGACAAGGCGGTGAAAAAGGGCCTGATCCACAAGAATGCCGCGTCGCGGTATAAGTCGCGGTTGAACGCGCGCATGGTGGCAGTGAAGTAG
- the era gene encoding GTPase Era yields MAFHSGFVSIIGRPNAGKSTLLNALVGEKVAIVTEKPQTTRTRIQGMVNVKAQKGREAGQIIFIDTPGVHRPDSRLNRKMMSEIHAALESRDIILLIVDVTTADAAGKVGLADQHVLDLVKRSGGPVFLLLNKIDRLQKDKLLPIIEHYSKLHDFQEIIPISAMKGVGLDVLTDKVIRALPVGPRYFPQDQFTDQPERVIAGEIIREKVLIKTAKELPYATAVVVERYEDTPKLTRIAAAIFCERDGQKAILIGKGGQKLKEIGTAARMELENLLGKKVYLELFVKVKAGWRESASFVDELDWRR; encoded by the coding sequence ATGGCCTTTCACTCCGGATTTGTCTCCATCATCGGCCGGCCCAACGCCGGCAAAAGCACGTTGCTCAATGCTCTGGTCGGCGAGAAAGTGGCCATCGTCACGGAGAAGCCGCAGACCACGCGCACCCGCATACAGGGCATGGTGAATGTGAAAGCCCAAAAAGGCCGCGAGGCGGGACAAATCATCTTCATTGATACGCCCGGAGTGCATCGCCCGGACAGCCGTCTCAACCGCAAGATGATGTCAGAGATTCACGCCGCGCTGGAAAGCCGCGACATTATTCTGCTCATCGTTGATGTGACAACCGCTGACGCCGCCGGCAAGGTCGGCCTCGCCGACCAGCACGTCCTCGACCTCGTCAAGCGCTCCGGCGGCCCGGTCTTTCTGCTGCTCAACAAAATTGACCGTTTGCAGAAAGACAAACTGCTGCCGATCATCGAGCATTACAGCAAGCTGCATGACTTTCAGGAGATTATTCCCATCTCCGCCATGAAGGGCGTTGGCCTGGATGTCCTGACCGACAAAGTCATCCGCGCGCTGCCCGTCGGCCCGCGCTATTTTCCGCAAGACCAGTTTACGGACCAACCGGAGCGCGTCATCGCCGGCGAGATCATCCGCGAGAAAGTCCTGATCAAGACCGCCAAGGAACTTCCTTACGCCACCGCCGTAGTGGTTGAGCGATACGAGGACACGCCCAAGCTGACGCGCATCGCCGCCGCCATCTTCTGCGAACGCGATGGACAAAAAGCCATCCTGATCGGCAAAGGCGGCCAGAAGCTGAAAGAGATAGGCACGGCCGCGCGCATGGAACTGGAAAATCTGCTCGGCAAGAAAGTCTACCTGGAACTGTTCGTCAAGGTAAAAGCCGGCTGGCGGGAGTCAGCGTCGTTTGTGGATGAGCTGGATTGGCGAAGGTAG
- a CDS encoding PhoH family protein: MKKNIDIVPNIQKLFGTRDENLQIMEDGLGVAIDLKPDSVLIEGAPRDVARAEQIFTDFDYLHRAGQDMSPGDLNSMLRVVAEDVSATLRGLAEAGKQRQFGKRQVQPKSMNQRRYIDAIEKYDMVFGIGPAGTGKTYLAVAMAVSALNNKKVARIILARPAVEAGERLGFLPGTLQEKVDPYLRPLYDALYDLMDPEKVDRFLEKNVIEIAPIAFMRGRTLNDSFIILDEAQNTTSEQMKMFVTRMGFNSKAVITGDVTQIDLPSARRSGLVEAAEVLKNVEGISFNYFTEEDVVRHQLVQRIVRAYDERARNQQLSLDMPRAVAEDQEPQEPPLQQ, from the coding sequence ATGAAGAAGAATATTGACATTGTTCCGAACATCCAAAAGCTCTTCGGGACCCGCGATGAGAACCTGCAGATCATGGAAGACGGCCTGGGCGTGGCCATTGATCTCAAGCCGGACTCCGTGCTGATCGAAGGCGCGCCGCGTGACGTGGCCCGCGCCGAGCAGATCTTCACTGACTTCGACTACCTGCATCGCGCCGGCCAGGACATGAGCCCCGGTGACCTCAACTCCATGCTCCGCGTGGTGGCGGAAGACGTGTCCGCGACGCTGCGCGGTCTCGCCGAAGCCGGCAAGCAGCGCCAGTTCGGCAAGCGCCAGGTACAGCCCAAGAGCATGAACCAGCGCCGCTACATTGACGCCATCGAAAAATACGACATGGTGTTCGGCATTGGTCCCGCCGGGACGGGCAAGACGTACCTGGCCGTGGCCATGGCGGTTTCCGCGCTGAACAACAAGAAGGTCGCCCGCATCATCCTGGCGCGTCCGGCGGTGGAAGCCGGTGAGCGTCTGGGGTTTCTCCCCGGAACCCTGCAGGAAAAAGTCGATCCCTACCTGCGTCCTCTGTACGACGCGCTCTACGACCTGATGGACCCGGAGAAAGTGGACCGCTTCCTGGAGAAGAACGTCATCGAGATCGCGCCCATCGCTTTCATGCGCGGGCGCACGCTCAACGACTCCTTCATCATCCTGGACGAAGCGCAGAACACAACTTCCGAGCAGATGAAGATGTTTGTGACCCGCATGGGATTCAACTCCAAAGCGGTCATCACCGGCGACGTCACGCAGATTGATTTGCCCAGCGCGCGCCGCAGCGGGCTGGTGGAAGCCGCTGAGGTGCTGAAGAACGTGGAAGGAATTTCTTTCAACTACTTCACGGAAGAAGACGTGGTGCGCCACCAGTTGGTGCAGCGCATCGTCCGCGCGTACGACGAACGGGCGCGCAACCAGCAGCTGTCGCTGGACATGCCGCGCGCCGTGGCTGAAGATCAGGAGCCGCAGGAACCGCCTCTGCAGCAGTAG